Sequence from the Egicoccus sp. AB-alg6-2 genome:
GTCACCACGAACAACGGGCACGAGATCTGCGGTGCGGCGTCGACCAACGTCAGCGAGCGGCCGTGCTCGCGCGCCTCGTCCTGCGTCGCCAGGTGGGACCGGACCCGGAACGCCTCCCTGGTCAGGTCGGGGAGCGCGTCCCATCCGGCCTCCCAGTCGTAGGGCCCCGACAGCGAGATGCAGGCCCTGACGCGCTTCTCGAACGCGGCCGCCCGGGGGGCGTAGTAGCCGCCGAGGCTGACGCCCCACAGCCCGATGCGGTCGCCGTCGAGGTCGGGTCGTGCCTGCAGGTGGTCGACCACGGCCGCGACCGGGACCTCGTAGTCGCCGCGGATGGGCAGGTCGTACTCCGCCTCGCCCTGGCCCGGTCCGTCGAAGGCGAACGTGGCCAGCCCGCGGGCGAGGAACAGCTGCTCGTACGCGTGCATCTCCTCCTTCGCGGAGTCGAGCCCCATGCACATCACGACGACGGGCGGACGTTCGACGCCGGACGGTCGCCGCAGGTTGCCGTACAGGGAGGTGCCCTCGAAGGGGACGGCCACGCGTTCACCCGGCGGGTCCACGAGGGCGAGGGCGTCGGTGCGGCACGCCACCGCACGACGGTGCGCCGCACGCATCTCCTCGACGTCCTGCACGAACAGGAACTTGCCGAAGTGGTAACAGACCGCCGCCGTCGTCAGGTGCGCACCGGCGCTCTGTCGCCGGCCGGCGTCCAGTGCCTCGCGACCCAGCTGCTCGTGCATGCCGGCGCGCTCGGCCCAGGCCCCGCACCACTCCTCCCACCGTTCCACGCCACCGGTGACCTCCTGGAAGTCGGTCAGCGGAACCCCGTTGGCGACGAACCGGGGGGCCCAGTGGCTGATGGCGGCGGTGACGCGCTCGTCGGTCATGGTCGTGGCTCCGGGTCCGGGACGTCGAGGTCGAGCGCCCGGCCGAGGGCGCGGGCGGTCAGGACGCGCGCGAGGTGGCGGCGGAAGGCGGCGTCGGCGTTGCTGTCGCTGGGGGGCGAGGTGTCGACGTCGGCCAGCGCGGCTGCCGCGGCGATCGCGGCCGGCTCCGCGGGACCACCGCGCAGCGCACCCTCGGTGGCCGTCGCACGCAGGGGTACCTCGCCCATGTGCGTGAGCCCGACGCGAACGTCGGCGATCCGTCCCTGCTTACGGCGGACGAGCGCGCAGGCGCCGACGACGGCCCACGCGTGCGACACGGGCGCGAACTTCTCGTACGCCCACGACCACCCGGCGAGGTCGGGCACACGGACGGCCAGCAGCACCTCCTCGGGCGCGAGCACCGTCTGCAGGTGCCCGGTGAAGAAGTCGGCGGCGCGGACCCGGCGGCGACGCTTCTGGCTCGCCAGCACGAACTCCGCGTCGAGGGCACGGGCGAGGGCCGGCAGGTCACCGGCGGCGTCACCGTGGGCCATCGCGCCACCGATCGTCCCGCGGTGCCGGACCTGCGGGTCGCCGATCCGCCGCACGACCGCGGCCAGTGCTCCGCAGCGCGCGGCCAGCACGGGCGCGTCGATCACGTCCTGGTGGGTCGTCGCGGCACCGATCTCGAGGTGGTCGCCGTCGACACGTACGCCGCGGAGGGCCTCGACGCGGCCGATGTCGATCAGCACCCCCGGTGTCGCGAGGCGGAACTTCATCAGCGGCAGCAGGCTCTGCCCGCCGGCGAGGAGCTTCGCGTCGTCGCCGTGCTCGTACAGCGCCGCCACGACGTCGTCGACCGTCTCCGCCCGGTGGTAGTCGAAGGCCGCCGGGAACACCTCAGGCCCCCGGCTGCGCGGCGAGCTCGTCGGCGGCCTGGCGCACCGCCGCCACGATGGGCGCGTACCCGGTGCAGCGGCACAGGTTGCCCTCGAGGCCTTCGCGGATCTCGGCGTCCGAGGGGCGTGGGTTGTGGTCGAGCAGGTCCTTGGCGGCCATGATCATGCCCGGGGTGCAGTACCCGCACTGGAGCGCGTGGCAGTCCCGGAAGGCCGACTGCAGCGGGTGCCAGGCCGCGGGCTCGTCGGGCGGTGTGAGACCCTGCACCGTCGTCACCTCGCAACCGTCGGCCTGCACGGCCAGCACCGTGCAGCTCTTCACGCTGCGACCATCGAGGAGCACCGTGCACGCGCCACAGTTGGTCGAGTCGCAGCCGACGTTGACCCCTGTACGGTCGAGGTCGTCGGTCAGCAGGTGGACCAGCAGCACCCGGGCGTCGACGTCACGGGTCACGGCGTCGCCGTCCACGGTCAGTCGAATCGATGGCATGCTGCCCCCTCCCGCGTCCGCTTCAGGGCGATGCTAACGTAACGCGCGGTATCAATCGATTGCAACAGGATCTGCCGCCCACGGCGTGGAGCACCCCAGGAGCAGCGATGGCGACGGCCCCCGGCACCGCGCCCCACCGGCTCGAGGACGACCGGCTCGTCCACGGGCGGGGCCGGTTCGTCCCCGACCTGCGCCCGCCGGGCCTGCTGCACGCCGCCTTCGTGCGCAGCTATCT
This genomic interval carries:
- a CDS encoding alpha/beta hydrolase family protein — encoded protein: MTDERVTAAISHWAPRFVANGVPLTDFQEVTGGVERWEEWCGAWAERAGMHEQLGREALDAGRRQSAGAHLTTAAVCYHFGKFLFVQDVEEMRAAHRRAVACRTDALALVDPPGERVAVPFEGTSLYGNLRRPSGVERPPVVVMCMGLDSAKEEMHAYEQLFLARGLATFAFDGPGQGEAEYDLPIRGDYEVPVAAVVDHLQARPDLDGDRIGLWGVSLGGYYAPRAAAFEKRVRACISLSGPYDWEAGWDALPDLTREAFRVRSHLATQDEAREHGRSLTLVDAAPQISCPLFVVTGKLDRLVPWQAAERLATEATGPTELLVIEDGNHVANNRAHAYRYRTADWMAQHLGGRL
- a CDS encoding xanthine dehydrogenase family protein subunit M, with translation MFPAAFDYHRAETVDDVVAALYEHGDDAKLLAGGQSLLPLMKFRLATPGVLIDIGRVEALRGVRVDGDHLEIGAATTHQDVIDAPVLAARCGALAAVVRRIGDPQVRHRGTIGGAMAHGDAAGDLPALARALDAEFVLASQKRRRRVRAADFFTGHLQTVLAPEEVLLAVRVPDLAGWSWAYEKFAPVSHAWAVVGACALVRRKQGRIADVRVGLTHMGEVPLRATATEGALRGGPAEPAAIAAAAALADVDTSPPSDSNADAAFRRHLARVLTARALGRALDLDVPDPEPRP
- a CDS encoding (2Fe-2S)-binding protein encodes the protein MPSIRLTVDGDAVTRDVDARVLLVHLLTDDLDRTGVNVGCDSTNCGACTVLLDGRSVKSCTVLAVQADGCEVTTVQGLTPPDEPAAWHPLQSAFRDCHALQCGYCTPGMIMAAKDLLDHNPRPSDAEIREGLEGNLCRCTGYAPIVAAVRQAADELAAQPGA